The following are from one region of the bacterium genome:
- a CDS encoding aminoacetone oxidase family FAD-binding enzyme, with translation MNHPIVVVGAGASGLMAAVWAAGRGASVVLLEGTADGGRKIVLSGGGRCNVLPAAAAPERFVTDSSPNTLRKILRAWPLDEQRAFFERELGLPLRIEEESGKLFPASNKAREVRDRLFAAARERGVEIRCGARVADLVPRGEAADDEAAQKRVGAADDEAREDGDAAKNRGAASESGARWTVRLDDGAEIAAASVIVAAGGLSFPSTGSDGWGFEAARRLGHAVHAPYPALTPLLARPAVHAHLAGISLEVALDAPGPRKSRRFAGGFLFTHHGYSGPAVLDASHLAVRSRLAGGERQPIFVRWTELDAAAWDDELRGGRGAVETIVARRLPARLAETLCREAGLPDGLPATRLPRENRLRLVESLVRYRLPWTGDEGYAKAEATGGGVDLGEVDPRTMESRLRRGLFFCGEVLDAVGPIGGHNFQWAWSTGRAAGLGAAARSAAQRGSKPTPASALTQA, from the coding sequence GTGAACCATCCGATCGTCGTCGTCGGGGCGGGCGCCTCGGGGCTGATGGCGGCCGTCTGGGCGGCCGGCCGCGGCGCGTCGGTCGTCCTGCTCGAAGGAACGGCGGACGGCGGACGGAAGATCGTCCTCAGCGGCGGCGGGCGCTGCAACGTCCTTCCCGCCGCGGCCGCGCCGGAGCGGTTCGTCACCGACTCCTCCCCCAACACGCTGCGCAAAATCCTCCGCGCTTGGCCGCTCGACGAGCAGCGCGCCTTCTTCGAGCGGGAGCTCGGCCTGCCGCTGCGGATCGAGGAGGAGAGCGGCAAGCTGTTCCCCGCCTCGAACAAGGCGCGCGAGGTGCGCGACCGCCTCTTCGCCGCGGCGCGGGAACGCGGCGTCGAGATCAGGTGCGGCGCCCGCGTCGCCGACCTCGTCCCGCGCGGCGAGGCGGCGGACGATGAGGCGGCGCAGAAGCGCGTGGGCGCGGCGGACGACGAAGCGCGCGAGGACGGCGACGCGGCGAAGAACCGCGGCGCGGCGTCCGAGAGCGGAGCGCGATGGACCGTGCGTCTCGACGACGGCGCGGAGATCGCCGCCGCGTCGGTCATCGTCGCCGCCGGCGGCCTCTCGTTTCCCTCGACCGGCAGCGACGGCTGGGGATTCGAGGCGGCGCGCCGTCTGGGGCACGCGGTCCACGCCCCCTATCCCGCGCTCACGCCGCTCCTCGCGCGTCCCGCGGTCCACGCCCATCTCGCGGGGATCTCGCTCGAGGTCGCGCTCGACGCGCCGGGGCCGCGCAAGAGCCGGCGGTTCGCGGGCGGGTTCCTCTTCACGCACCACGGCTACAGCGGCCCGGCCGTGCTCGACGCCTCGCACCTCGCCGTCCGCAGCCGCCTCGCCGGCGGCGAGCGGCAGCCGATCTTCGTGCGCTGGACGGAGCTCGACGCGGCGGCGTGGGACGACGAGCTGCGCGGCGGCCGCGGCGCGGTCGAGACGATCGTCGCGCGGCGGCTGCCGGCGCGTCTCGCCGAGACGCTCTGCCGCGAGGCGGGGCTGCCGGACGGCCTGCCGGCGACGCGTCTGCCGCGCGAGAACCGGCTGCGGCTCGTCGAGAGCCTCGTGCGCTATCGCCTTCCGTGGACCGGCGACGAGGGATACGCGAAGGCCGAGGCGACCGGCGGCGGCGTCGATCTCGGCGAGGTCGATCCGCGCACGATGGAGAGCCGCCTCCGCCGCGGGCTCTTCTTCTGCGGCGAGGTCCTCGACGCGGTCGGGCCGATCGGCGGCCACAACTTCCAGTGGGCCTGGAGCACCGGCCGCGCCGCGGGCCTCGGCGCCGCCGCGCGAAGCGCCGCTCAGCGCGGCTCGAAGCCGACGCCGGCGAGCGCGTTGACCCAGGCGTAG